The genomic window CGAACTCCAGTCCGCAGAATTCCTCGGTGCCGACGATGTAGGCGACGGGCTCCCGCCGTTCGCCGCGTCGGGCGACCAGGCGCCGGAAGCGGGCTTCCTGTTCGCGGGTGAATTCAGGGGGCGGGGCGCCGAGCGCGGTTCGGAGCGGCCGCCCGGCGGCGAAAGCCGCCAGGAGCTTGACGTCGGGTTCGGGGTTCGCGATCCCCTGGTCGCGCAGGTATTTGGCCGCTTCGGTGAGAAGGTTCACGGTCCGGCGCGATCCGGTTCCGAGGGGGGTCCGGACGGCTTCTTGCCGAGGGCCTCCAGCTTCTTGCGGCGCTCGGCCTCCTGGAGTTTCCGGATCATCTCGTCCAGCTCTCCCTCCTTGAGGAAGGCGTCGAGCTGATGGACGGTGAAGCCGATCCGATGGTCGGTGATCCGGTTGTCGTGGAAGTTGTAGGTGCGGATCTTCTCGCTGCGGTCGCCGGTGCCCACCTGGGTGCGGCGGAGCTCGCGCCGCTCGCGGGCGCGCTGCTCCTCGTAGTGCTCGTAGAGGCGGGCCCGGAGCCAGCGCCAGGCCAGCTCCCGGTTACGCGTCTGGGAACGCTGATCCTGGCACTGCACGACGATCCCCGTGGGCAGGTGCGTCAGGCGCACGGCGCTCTGGGTCTTGTTGACGTGCTGGCCGCCGGGCCCGCCGGCCGAGTAGGTGTCCACGCGGACGTCTTCGGGCTTGATGTCGACTTCGACCTCTTCCGCCTCGGGGAGGACGGCCACCGTGGCGATCGAGGTATGGATGCGCCCGCTCGCCTCGGTTTTGGGCACGCGCTGGACGCGGTGGGCGCCGGTCTCGTACTTGAGGTGCTTGTAGACGTCCTCGCCCTCGATCGCGAGGGTTCCGTACTTGAGCCCCCCGAGGTCGGTGTGGACGACGTCCATGAGCTGGACCTGCCAGCCCTTGCGCTGGGCGTAGCGCATGTACATTTCGAGGAGCTCCCGGGCGAAGAGGCAGGCCTCCTCG from Planctomycetota bacterium includes these protein-coding regions:
- the prfA gene encoding peptide chain release factor 1, which gives rise to MLEQIRQKVDRFEEIERLLADPAVASQPARYAALMKERGQLQRVVAPYRELERVQKQKREAQALLEDPELKAEARAEVAALETREAELIAQLEEIALTADPHAARSVIVEIRPGVGGEEACLFARELLEMYMRYAQRKGWQVQLMDVVHTDLGGLKYGTLAIEGEDVYKHLKYETGAHRVQRVPKTEASGRIHTSIATVAVLPEAEEVEVDIKPEDVRVDTYSAGGPGGQHVNKTQSAVRLTHLPTGIVVQCQDQRSQTRNRELAWRWLRARLYEHYEEQRARERRELRRTQVGTGDRSEKIRTYNFHDNRITDHRIGFTVHQLDAFLKEGELDEMIRKLQEAERRKKLEALGKKPSGPPSEPDRAGP